ACATTATCTAATTTGGTAGATTTGCTAAATGTTCTCTTTGGAGAAGTTTCTAGATTCACAGTATTCCCTCCATTTCCAGAAAGCCAGTCAGCATCAACATTAAGAGTTTCAGATAAGAAATGAAGAATCTCCGCGCGAGGAACCGTCTTGCCACTGACATACTGGCTGATATGGCTCTTCCCGACCTTGACTCCGGCAGTCTCTGCTGCATGAATAAGATCAACCTGTTTCATATGTTTTTGTTCCATTGCAGACTTCAAACGATCTGCAAAGGTAAATGTCTGATTCATAACACCCTCCGATAAAAGTTCAAAATAAAATTCAAAGTTCAAATAATTTTGTTTAATATAGCACAAAAGCAAGAAAAGTTCAATGAAAAGTTCAAAATAAAAGCCAAAAGTTCAAAGAAACAATATACGAAATAAGAAAAAAATTAAAGTTCGACAAAAAGAACAAAGATTCGTATTGAAATTTAGAAAATATATGCTATACTTTGAAAAGTATGGATAATTAACACAAAGTGTAAAAATAAATGGGGATGGAATAGAATATGGAAGCAACAAGATTACAGATGCAGAACTTTCTGATCTTTTTATTAGATTTGGTGGGAGTTACTGTTGGTTATTTTGCAGCAGTATGGCTGCGGTTTGGAAATATTGAAACAGGGTATACCGTGATGGGGAACGATACGTATTATCGTTGGCTCATTGCGATCGTAGTACTTATGATGATCTACTTTCTGTTTCGTCCGAATCGTGGTTTTTTTAAGCGCAAATTTATAGAAGAAATGAGAATGAATTTGCAGACGGTCATTCTGATGGCAGCAGGAATGGCGATGGTTGCATTCCTGATCCAAGATGCAAAAGATTACTCCAGATTTATCTATATCTTTACTTCTGGATTCAGTTTTGTATGGATGCAGATCACACATCGAGTTTATCGGAAGTATTGGCTATCAAGAAGAAAGGATCATTCTTATGCAAGAAAGATGATGATCATCACAACGAGTGATCATGCAGAAGAAGTGATCGGGAATATCATGGAAGAGAAGAACTGGGATCTGTGGATCACAAGTGTTGCAGTTGTGGACAAAGATATGACAGGATGGCTTATCAACGAGATTCCGGTTGTAGCACATTCATATCGAAGTATTTTTGAATATGCGATGCGGTCGGTTGTAGATGAAGTATTCTTATATATACCGATGGATGACGAATTTCCAATCGCGATGACAATACAGAACCTTGAGGACATGGGAATTAAGACGAATCTTAACATTTCCCAGTTTCAGATCAATGAGAATCTGGAACGATCACTTGAG
The sequence above is drawn from the Anaerostipes hadrus ATCC 29173 = JCM 17467 genome and encodes:
- a CDS encoding sugar transferase; the encoded protein is MEATRLQMQNFLIFLLDLVGVTVGYFAAVWLRFGNIETGYTVMGNDTYYRWLIAIVVLMMIYFLFRPNRGFFKRKFIEEMRMNLQTVILMAAGMAMVAFLIQDAKDYSRFIYIFTSGFSFVWMQITHRVYRKYWLSRRKDHSYARKMMIITTSDHAEEVIGNIMEEKNWDLWITSVAVVDKDMTGWLINEIPVVAHSYRSIFEYAMRSVVDEVFLYIPMDDEFPIAMTIQNLEDMGIKTNLNISQFQINENLERSLEKVGPYESVSFSGHNVSFVMLMMKRAMDIAGGLVGMLITAIAVIIVGPLVKLESPGPLFFSQKRVGKNGRIFKIYKIRSMYQDAEERKKELMAQNEMDGLMFKMKDDPRITKVGKFIRKTSIDELPQFWNVLKGDMSLVGTRPPTVDEFEQYSTYHKKRLCQKPGLTGVWQVSGRSTITDFEEIVQMDVDYIDHWSIWRDIGILIKTVWLVVCGDDGAQ